In Terriglobia bacterium, the sequence CCTCCTGCCCGGCAATGTACTTCAACAGGGCCGGCACGCATGACTCACTGACACTGAAAGCTGCGTACCCCTCCTGCCAAGCGAACTGCCGCCGTTCTGGCCATTCTTCGTGAACCCACCCGGTCGAGTTGGACTTCAGTTTTTCGACTACTTTCGCAATGGAATGCACGGCGCGGAGCTTGACCAAACCGTGCACGTGATCCGCGGGACCATTGAGGGCCAGCGGGGCTGCGCCTAGGTGATTGAGAATGCCCCCTAAATAAGGATAGAGTCGTGAACGTAGGTCGGCATCGAGCAGGGGAAGGCGGTCTTTGGTGCTGAAGATCATGTGAACGAGAAGGTTCGTGAAGGTGTGGCCCATGAGGTAATCTCCATCCCCGCAGATCGGGACCGGGGGAAGGTAAGGGGGGTATGAAGAGGATACACCGGGGAGATGAAATTAGCAGGAAATTATTTAGCGTCTGTTGGAGGATTCTTTCGCCGGGGCTCTTACTATTTATCTCATGGCTACCCCACCCTCGCTCCCCCCCGCGAAGAGCGCGGGACCGAGCTCGGGTGGGGCACTCTGGATGCCCTCCGGGCATAAAAGGTATTCATGAACCCTCCCGCATTCACTCCGGAATTCAGTTTCCATTCCCCCCACTGAATCACATCCAACTCAAATTTCGCATTCCTTCGCTTACAGGATCTCTTCGACTTGGTTTTGTTTCTAAAATCCCTCTCTGTAAAAATTTGTCTCTATGAAATTCAAGAATTCGGCAGGAGTCGTCTATTAAAAATGGAATGAAAGGGTTCAAAATTAATGTAACGTCCTCTCCTCGTGAACTCCGCGAAAACACCTCCGCGATAAAAATCAATGTCCTATGCGATGACAACTTTTTGCAGGCCGTTTTCGAAAACTGGAATTCGACTTGCGAATTAGACCCCCGTATCCCTTAAAGCAGAATTCCACTTCCGCAAAGTGGATTTTGTGATTTTGACACTTGCCCCTGATCAGCGGAGTCGAGATCGGAGGCAAACACTTGTACCTGGGGACTGGAACGGCTGACACTTTTCCAGTCTCAATAAAATAAGGAGAAAAAGATGAACCTTG encodes:
- the tnpA gene encoding IS200/IS605 family transposase → MGHTFTNLLVHMIFSTKDRLPLLDADLRSRLYPYLGGILNHLGAAPLALNGPADHVHGLVKLRAVHSIAKVVEKLKSNSTGWVHEEWPERRQFAWQEGYAAFSVSESCVPALLKYIAGQE